The genomic stretch ATACTTGTTTGGCTATGTTAGACCTATCAATGGGACACATCGAGCAATTTGCACAATTCCCCCTGGCGATCCGGGTTTCAGCAACCAGCCAAGACCAGTTGTGATTCCTGATATTGGTACCTCCAAGAATATAAAGCCTGAAAATCCACCATTGGTTGTAGTGAACACTCATAATGCTGGACCGCAGCATAAGGAAAATGAGTTGTCTCATGGTGATCCCCTAATTAGTTCTGTAGTTGTTCCAGAAGGAAATGCTGGTCCACAAATTGATAAACAGCTATCTGTGATAAGTGATGTTGCTTATGAACAGAGTGTTCAACCTTCCAACACCAGCCACATTCCAAATATGACGTGTAAACATGGACCCTACTCATACCATCTTGAAGCAGGTGTTGGACCAAGAGGGATGTTCAAGTATGTAGATCCCACTTGCAATAACAATGCCACCAAGAAGAACGTTATTGGTGAACAGAAAGATGAGGTTCCCAGCCTTCATCCAGTTGAAGAATTTTGTGACATAACTATTCCTCAAAGTGACAATGCTCAGATTTACACTATTCATCATGCTAGTAACATGAACCAAATCCAGCGAGCCATTTCATTAGACCCACTTGCGAGCAGCAAAGATCCTCAGAAAACCCTTACTGTTCTGCCTCCAATACCTAGTGAAGTTTCCAACAGAGAATCAATAGCTATGAAGGAATTGTACAACAAGAATTCTGTGAATAGCATGGGCTCTGAGGTAACCGTTCCTGCAGGTGTTTCTAGCCACTTACCTGAGTCTCCAAGAATGGACTCGCCCAAAGAGCTTGTGTGTCCACTCAAAGGTCTCGCCCCCTGTTTTGCTGTATGAAATGTCTTATTGCTCATTTAAAATCACTGATTACCACATTCTTAAAATCATCATCTCTTTGGCTGTTAAACTCAGAAGATGTCCATATTAAGCAAGATATGCAGACTTTTGAAGGGAAAGCATCAGCAGAAGCACTGCAGTCATCTGAAGAGGTCAGTCCTAGTTCTAACAGAGAAAGTGGCACCATAGAGAATACCTTAGAGAAAGATGATGACCAGAGTGAGGTGATGGGCACATCCTTTCTCATGTTTTCTACATCTACTCCTATTAGATGCTAAAAATTATTGTAACACAGGCCATCAAGACCAAACAGTCAGAGAATTTAAAGAATGGTTTTCCAATTACAGATGACATTGGACACCTTCAGGTTAGAAGATAAGTTCAGTATGTTCTTCATGTGTTAAACTTGTGCAGTTGTAAGGTCAAGTTGACATAGTCTCTTGGTAAATGCTGAGATTGTTGGTTGCTGTTTAATCCAGGTAATAAAAAATAGTGATCTGGAAGAGTTGCAAGAACTTGGATCGGGAACATTTGGGACTGTGTATCATGGCAAATGGAGAGGTTCAGATGTTGCAATTAAAAGAATCAATGACAGGGTTTTTGCTGGGAAGCCATCAGAGCAGGAACGTGCAGTATGTGTCTCCATAGATTATTTgcttcctatgtttccttttcctgTAGAATCCATGCTTACATATGTGTCTATGCATAAGTTCAGAGGGCTGACTTTTGGAACGAAGCTtgcaaacttgctagtttgcatcACCCTAATGTTGTGGCATTCTATGGTATTGTTCTGGATGGCCCTGGAGGATCCATTGCAACAGTAACAGAGTTTATGGTTAATGGTTCCCTTCGGCATGCTTCACAGAAAAATCAGAAGTATTTGCTCATTTTTAATTTCATGTTTATCTGTTTATCTTTTTCCATTGAAAAATGCATGCAACTTTTTCATAATTGTATGGTGTTAGTATTTTGGGACAGTTTAACTCATTCCTATCTTTCAACAGGATCCTCGATAGGCGTAGATGTCTTCTTATTGCGATGGATGTGGCATTTGGCATGGAATACCtgcacaataaaaatattatacactTTGACCTGAAAAGTGATAATTTGCTTGTCAACTTGAGGGATCCTCAGCGCCCAATATGCAAGGTGAACTTTATGCTTTCTACTGACGCCATAGAATTCTTTTGAATGCTGTTTGGaattttattatcagcaatgctgGAGGTTTTTATGATAAAGAGCAACCCTCAGGTGTTCAAATTACTATTTTACTGTTTTACTGATCTAATAACTTCCTTGAGTGAACTAACTGCTTATAACTAGCTAATACTGTCCATTTTTATGTAgcaaatattttatcaaaaatgAGGTCGAGGATTGAAGTTCTGGCAGCATTGGGGGTGCCATGTCATGCATTTGGTCATTGTCTTGTCAGGACCACCcttagttgatggaatctattctTCCTGGTTTCGGGTGCCCCTTATGCACTGATTTTTCACAAGACTGAAATCATCGAAGCCTACTGTTATAGAGAGTAGACAACACATGTTTGGCCTTCACATTTTAACTTGGATGGTATGCTGAAAAGAGGCAGAAAtgcaagagggagaggagaataggatgatAACAGGCGTTGCCAGGGTCTGTCAGAAAGAGTATTATGAAGATTGCAAATTTGTTCTGAAATATATGGAAGTAAAAGAATTGCCTGCTTTAAAAAGTaccattaacaaaaaaaaatgctTCTGAGTTCTAAGAAATAAGAAAACAGAATTAAGTATTAGTAATGCTTTCTCTTGatcaatttttgttttctttattaaaacaaaaagaaattgtAACACAAAGCAGGCGCTTAAATACTTGCTTGTCTGGTGTAACATAATTTGCGGGTTTTGCTATGTCAAAGTCAGGGTGTCACCGGAAACTTATAAATACCTTTTCTCCAAGCACCTCGTGCAGATTGGTGATCTTGGTCTCTCAAaagtaaaatatgagacattaatGTCTGGCGGCATGCAAGGAACCCTGCCGTGGATGGCTCCAGAACTTCTTTCTGGCAAAGATAACAGGTACACTGAGAAGGTAatctcataatttttgtattttatatcTTAATATCTAGTTGATATGTTACTTTTCATGCTACAGGAGCTCTGTGAATGATTTAACCATGTACTGTTAATGTGATGACTTTATGGCTAGGTCGATGTATTTTCTTTTGGGATTGTGATGTGGGAGCTCATTACCGGAGAGGAACCATATGGAGACATGCATTATGGAGCAATTATAGGTGACTTTTCTTTTCATATCGTTATAATATATTATTCATGATTTGACTGACAATGCGATGATAACCCAAGAGAGGTTCCGTTGAGCCTCTTTATCATAGATATGCGTTGTAATGTTCTTTTTCCATATGTGATGAGCACGACTGGAACTTGTGATTTAACAAGCAAGAATTGTCTCTGGGAGAACCACACCGGGAGTTGGTCTTATCTGCCTCGGTGCCTCTCCTATTGCAGAATTTTCACTGATGGTGTGCAAACCAGCACGCACCAGTAATATGTATTTCTTTTGGCATAAAAACTTTTATGCCTATTCATTATTTATTTCAATAGGTGGGATTCTGAACGACACACTGCGGCCTCCTGTGCCTGAATCATGTGACACCGAATGGGGATCACTGATGGAGCAATGCTGGTCCACCGAACCTTCGCAGAGACCAAGCTTTACAGATATCGCTAGCAGGTTACGGGCTATGGCAGCCGCACTTCCTCCGAAAGGATGAGCTGCAGCAGCAGTCCGACCAAAATATGGTGCTCCTACTCATCGATGCCATTGACTGACATGTTTGtgacccccttttttttttttgtgcagcaCAGCTCTTTGCGACGTGGTTCTGCTGAAGGCAGTACCCATATGACTTGTGAAGAGAACCCTCTCTCGTGTTTCACAACAAGATCTACGCATGCTTGCTTTTCCAATTTGTTCATTCTTTTTTACTCACGACTGGCTGGGCATGTGAATGGAAAAGCCTTATAAATCTCTTGAGAAGATAGCTTCTGGCCTGCTGTTGTTGCATGTTCATATAAAGATTAAAGAGTATTGCAGTGGCTGTAGTTAACACATTAATATCGGAACTGAGACGTATCACATTTTTTGCTTGTATATTGTTCAATTCGGAAGATCCCAATTTTGAGAGCTATGATTCTATTTCAAtcgaatttaaaattaaattaaaaaaaatatatgaatcattTTTAAGGATATTTAGctttttaaaaattttcagaCCAGCTCAAAACCGAACTGAAATCACTGATTTCAATTTGCAATGATTTTGAACTGTGTGACCATTATGATTTTGAACTGTATAACTAATATCCCGCTTTAGTTATAATTCAAACTTAACCAAACCAAACCGAAGCCAATGATACTCCAAGGGACTCAAAATTCAACAGTCGAGAGAAAGAGGCAGAGGTAGGATTGACGACAAATTGTGATAAGTTAACATATTCATTCAACTTCAATAAGAAAAATTGCAGTGCAGCACAATTTTTGCCGTTAAAAAGTGTTTCCTTGCTTTTACCATGAAATCCTTGCAAAATTTATGTATGAAATATCATCCTCAAACATATGAAATTGGTTAATATCTCATCCTAAGTCAGGCAATATTGCTCACACTCATCAATTCTTGAGTTTATCATTTCTAGATTAACCAAATTCGTAAGCATTAGTATTAAAAGGACCACTCCCCATCACCTGAAGACTTGCATGAATGTTCCACTTCTTTAGGACGCTGGAATATTTCAGCCACCGATGAATGGGGAagttagtttttctttttttttttactgcctCCTGCTGTTTGCCGTCTTAAACTTGCTGAGGTTGGAAAGCTCCTCGATCAGCTTCTTTTCTTCACTACTTAACCTCTTTGGGATCTCTACCTGCACACGAACCAGCTGGTCTCCCCTCATGTTTGGCTTTCCAAGATATGGAACCCCCTTCTTAGCCATAACTAGGGTCGTACCTGGCTGCGTCCCAGCAGGAATCTTCAGGTCCACCTTTCCTTCCACCGTCGGAACCTTCATGGTAGTCCCTAGGATTGCATCGATATATGATACCTTGCATGTGTAGAGAATGTTGGTTCCATCCCTCTTGAGCACAGGGTCTGATAGAACTTCGATGAACACATACAGGTCGCCAGGTGGGCCACCCCGCCTTCCAGCATTCCCTTCCGACCGAACCCTCAGCCGACTACCAGAGTCGACTCCGGCTGGAACTTTCAGGCTTATCCTCTTTGTCTTCCTCACACACCCATCCCCTCCACAGCTGCTGCATGGGGTAGAGGACTCGCCAGTACCTCCGCAAGTTGAGCAAGTCATAACTTGCTGGAATACACCCAGAGGGGTCCTTGCCGAAGAGACAACCTGACCTTGACCTCCACAGGTGTTGCACTTGCTTGGCATCGTGCCAGGTTTGGCGCCAGAACCATCACAAGTTCCACACCTTTCTAGCCGTGTAATCTCTATCTCCTTCTCCACACTGAAAATCGCATCTTTGAAATTTAGGACAAGATTGTAGCTCTCATCATCACCCTGCATAGGCCTGTTGCGAGCAGCTCTTGCTCCTCCCATCCCACCCATTCCTCCCATCCCTCCCATGCCTTCAAATAATGATTCAAAGATATCAAATGGGTTGCCATAATCCTGTGGTGAAAACATTAATAGAACATTAGAAGAAAAGCAGCAGAAAAATTATGGAAAGATGTTCTTTTACAGGAACAGGATAAAGCCAACCCCTAGCTGATACTCACCCCCGTGCCCATGCCAGCACCTTTGAGGCCAGCTTCTCCgtacttatcatatattgacctcTTTTCATCATCTGACAGGACCTGTAATAAAGCAACTTATAAAGACATCAAAATTAATGACATCAGAATTAAGTTTACTAGGATTGCTGCTAAATCTACCAGTTTGTATAAACATGTCCATATGAAGAGGAATAACCTCATATACATTGCTGATCTCCTTGAATTTCTGTTCTGCTCCAGGTTCTCTAAAACAAATAACAAGCAGTAAAACTTAACCCTGCCTCAAGTTTTAGCAAGATTGCTCATAGCTGACAAAATCAAAAGATCAATAATAAAACCTATTACAAGATGAACTACTGTTTGAATCATCTATTGCAAAACCGATTGGTTTGGTACTGTTCGGTTGGTTTTTACCAGTCGGACCACCAACTTGTATGTGGACCAGTCCAAGACAAGCAATCCGATCTGGTTcagtataattatatataatattaatcattttataTTTAACCCTATGCCAAGGCTTAGCTTGCCCGACTCAACCATCACATCTTCACCCACCGTCACCACTCCCATGTCCGCTGCTTGACGGCTCACCACTACTCACACACCCGACGCTTGTTCTGGTATGCCTTCTCTTTCTCCTCTAATTCcttattctcttcttcctaagcaAAACTTCATCCCTTCTCCATGCTCTTCCACTtatttcttccttcctctccttgtTTTCCCACTCCTTCCTTCATTCTCATAGTAAGAACATAAACTTTAGGTTTACATTCATTAATCTTCCAAGGCACAGAGCTGTTCTTATACGCTACACCTAAATCTTGAAGGCTCAACTAAACCAGATCTCTCATCATACCAAAAGCATGCTTTGATTTCAAGCACACAATGCCACTAAAAAGAACACATTCCAAAAGTTGTGATCCATCTTTCATGAACAATATTTTAAACAAATTAATCAATTTAAAATTTGCTGCAGAGAATTTGCCCTCCTTTCTACCCAAATGAAATGTTCAGAAATTGTTTGTGAAGGTGAAAACCCTTCTTCCTTCTTATTTCTTTACTGCCCCTTTGTTGGGGTTGTGAGGGGTTGAATTTGGagcttttattatttaattatatgtttagtgatcaaaatattataaacaaaagATGGACAACATTTTTCTACTCACTTGTTCACATCAGGATGATAACTCCTTGCAAGCTTCCTGTAAGCTGCAACAAAAAGATGCCAACATACATTATCATGTCTACCTAAAATATAGATAAGCAAGTGTTTGTTGACAGCTAGTGTATGACTACAGAATTCAGCATATATCATTGTTATTAAGATAAGCACATAGATGGCAATATGCATAAGCAGTTGCATTGCCACAAAGAAAAACATACAGAAATAACTAAATATTCAACAAAGTGAACCAAACTATAACATCCAAATATTCCATCGGAACATATTACAAAGATAATGGGAGGACAGTCCACTAGCAATAGAGTTTGCTAATATACTTGTAACTTAAGACCAAACAAGATCCACATTCTCCTATTCAGCTAAAAGGTTCCATGTTTCATGAGTCACATCTCATGCAAACAGTTTGTGCTGATAATCTCAGTCTGAACGTTCAACTATTTAGCAAGAAAACTCTGAAATTATTAAcacttcattttctttctttcttttgcttcATTAAATGATTGTTAGAATTAACAGGCGATTCGTCAAGAACAGATTGACTACTCATTAATTCACTTTTTCCACGATATTCGCAAATCTGATTGACTACTCATTAATTCTGTACTTTTTCCACAATATTCGCAAATCACTAAATTGATGATGCTATTGGTTAACTGCTCCCACCCTGCTTTGTTCTTCCATTATTTGCTATATATGGAAAAAGTGATTGATCTAAATTAATTATCTTTTATTCCCACATTAATTCATGTTAATACAAACTCATCAAGTTTTTTTTCTGAAACATCAAATGTTGATTTGAGATTGAGATCTTTGCCTCAGACAGAATGACTATTCCTTGTTCATGCATAGGCAGTTAACACCAAACATTTGATTGAAAGATTATAAGAAATGTTTTAATGCTATTGAATGTAAATAATTGATGCCACTGCAAATCATACTTAGCTAGCAGTAGCGAATAGTAGTTATTTCTGACAAAGGGTCATTACATGCAACTCGACAAACTCAAAAGTGGGCACATGGTCAGTAAGATGCCACAGTAAAAAAGGGAATGTTGGCTTTACTATAGTGGCTCAACTTCTGATTCAAGCATGACAGTACTGCCTAGAGAAGATTCTAATATCATGTGATGGTGCAAGGCAAATGCAAAACATGATGACTAGACTACAGAAGAGTAGAATGCTGGTCCAAATAGAGTAGTATCACCTACCTAATAATGACATAAATAAATGCCCATTTCTGATGAACTTTTGTTCATAACTTGTAAGTTTCATAGAGATTAAAATAGCATCCGCACAAAGTGGTATTTACATCCTATATAACATCATTAAATGCTATAAGAATCACGATCAACAGGACAAGAACTACAATAGCagcaaatagaaaagaaaaactaaGTCCTGTATAGTATACTTGCCACTTTTTATTTCAGATTTACTAGCATTTCTTGATACACCAAGGACAGAATAGTAATCCTGCAAAAGATGATACCAGAAGGAAATATGATCAGATAGACAtacaattatattaaaataaaacttGCCTAGTCCATGATCAAGTATTTCAACTTCATCATAGGTTGAAAAAAAGAATGTTAGAATAGAAACAGAATCACACTCACTAGATCAGCTCTAACGATGAATCGTGCTCCCCTATTGCGCCTAGAATTTAAATGTGGCCCATTATAAAACAAAGCAGATGAAGACACTGGGGCAAGGAAACTTGCATGTGATGATGCCAGATACTTACTTGTTGAAGTACTGCAGATATACAAGAAACTAGTGAGATGAAAGGCTACAGATCAAATTCAGAAACTTAAACGTAACATACACACGAAAATGTTTTTCATTAATTTGCTTGATATCAAATTTTTACCATAATTTCTCATATTTTCTATAAGTATTTGTCAAATACACATTTGTTTTGGATCAATTTTGACTGAATCAGTGAATCTGAATTACTTCTATCCAGTTACAGTGTTTTCTATTAGAAATCAATGGTTTCAGCTGGTTCAGTTGATAACTAAGTTGAAATATCCTAATTACTAAAGGTAAATGGCCATGTAGATAGTTCCCTCATGTATTATTGTCTCAGGCAAGCATCCGGGCACTTGGGTTATCACCTAGACTATGCTTGCTTGAACCATCATATATGCATATAAAGAATCATATATAACCACACATATGATATGGGTAATATATTTATGTACGAATAAATTAAATATAACTACACATGTAAGTCATACATCTACTAATCCAAATAACGTAGGCATAAACTTGACCATCCACCAAATCGTTAAAGATTTCTCACTTAGAGCTTAATCCATGCAGGTAACAGGTCAAGTTGCATTTGAGAGAAGTTCTTTAAGAAAAAATCAGGATCACATTAACTCCATTTCATCTCACTATCAAGAAAACATGTGCTTGACCAAACCACCCAATGATTTCTTGGCCTAGACCTGATCTATGTAACTGATGGGTTGTGTCAACTACATGGGTTGGACCAAGATTGGCACCTCAACATATATGTAAAAGTTTATTTGAAAATCAATGAGATATATTTACGTTAAGGTTGTCGCCTCGATATAAACCTTGGTGCCTAAGCTACCATGTTGTCACATCTTTAGATGGTTTTGTCTAAGGTGTACGACACCAAAGTGACACCTGCTCACATGCTCGCAATTGCAATCTAGATCTTAACCTTGTGCAATTCGCTAAGACAATCTACTAAGGATCTGTATAGAGAAGATAAGGTTACAAAGTGAACGCATGAGTAATATGCCGCAATCACACACAAAAAGGGTAAAAGACTCGAGATCATAAGCAACAGAAAGTAACTTTTATCAGGCACAAAATATTCCCGCAAATGAGTTGAGCGGTCACACACAAAGGGGATTCCCAAGGCAAGTGAAGATCCAATGTTTACCTAGCACATTCATTAAACAAAAAGCGGAGACACTAACAACGTTGCACCACTCCTCAGATGTATAACCAAAATCTCATCCACCCTGGTACCACCCAGGGATTCCAATATGCTGGAAGGGTGGATGTTTTGTGTCACAAGGCAGTCAGCCAAAAATCAGAGCATGGCACACGAGAACAAGATTATTTTGCCTAGTTTTCCCTCCACATGTCGCCACACAACTACATAGGTTTCCAAGGTTTACAAaacgaaaacaaaaaacaaaaaagccGCTAAAAGCGAAATTGGGTTTGGCAATGGTACTGCACACCCCATACAAGTTGCACATGAGAAAATACTCAAAACACCTGAAAAAAAGGACCGAAAAGGGTCACAAACATGTATCAAACATCTTGATTTCATTGCTTCGTGACAATATGGGCATTAGTATATGATTATCAACCCAAAGTCGCTTAGGTTATTTGAGATTTCAATGCACTTATTCACTTAAGATCCATTTCCCTCTTAAAAGAAACACATATCTAGATGACCTACTTTACATTAAAATGCGAACTCACCCAAAATACCAAAATACCAAAATTTTCAGGTTACACTCCAGAAGTAAAATGTTCACGCCCAAAGAAAGTGCTGCTGAATTTTTTCAAAGATTGAGGCACTACTTCATGTTCTATTAAAGATGTAATGACAAACTTTAACATTTTAGTTATTAAACATGATCGATTAGTTTTTATGAAAACCAAGGCCTCTACTCAGTGAGTTCCAGTAA from Musa acuminata AAA Group cultivar baxijiao chromosome BXJ1-3, Cavendish_Baxijiao_AAA, whole genome shotgun sequence encodes the following:
- the LOC135614677 gene encoding uncharacterized protein LOC135614677 isoform X1, with amino-acid sequence MASDPKDPRPLPPSDVADHRKVKLICSYGGKILPRHGDGALRYAGGETRLITVRRDSPLPEILRKMAEACGGPVVLRYQLPDEDLDALISVSTTEDLDNMMEEYDRLATDSPSAKLRVFLFSPSEVTGAGAASFAVHIDLQETRTRYLEAVNGLDSSIRRKDSATSFSSTQNSDGTTAAAADEVNNEGTSPAHVSPTAASAQDTLKLVFSGQDVLDLLPPTTSSSEQTELLSSTQSEWPPLVPDQNRVLNSTQTDLPSVASYVPQSYIDPQQAQILNPQYLPVMGLPLPINVVRVPAPAYMPPSHIADPMSQVSNGTSVQTKVNPHSQNSNVDKTAKFPSDVKLQSLSQLPPLPSPYLLAPNVERSGLRQVRRFEDCNMCQKAIPHAHSDTLIKEQGNGLRNVVPDVNVVLQSHHSEDLTSMRGQQMIDVGMLVDGVVETQAENLVATAPSKTYEFSETIPGIPWDSGRPVVVNAANPYYAKVFVPPVSVGFPGTSQASHGTVTNPQKAQKVESVQEQQEVPLSLGLNMENLDYPNISLAPASSTLPCGPYGMLVIPQFHGEDYLQQQTQLPQHIGLPNYPVDHNFIVASTSSVRNSDYREVGQSINGTVPAYLFGYVRPINGTHRAICTIPPGDPGFSNQPRPVVIPDIGTSKNIKPENPPLVVVNTHNAGPQHKENELSHGDPLISSVVVPEGNAGPQIDKQLSVISDVAYEQSVQPSNTSHIPNMTCKHGPYSYHLEAGVGPRGMFKYVDPTCNNNATKKNVIGEQKDEVPSLHPVEEFCDITIPQSDNAQIYTIHHASNMNQIQRAISLDPLASSKDPQKTLTVLPPIPSEVSNRESIAMKELYNKNSVNSMGSEVTVPAGVSSHLPESPRMDSPKELVCPLKEDVHIKQDMQTFEGKASAEALQSSEEVSPSSNRESGTIENTLEKDDDQSEAIKTKQSENLKNGFPITDDIGHLQVIKNSDLEELQELGSGTFGTVYHGKWRGSDVAIKRINDRVFAGKPSEQERARADFWNEACKLASLHHPNVVAFYGIVLDGPGGSIATVTEFMVNGSLRHASQKNQKILDRRRCLLIAMDVAFGMEYLHNKNIIHFDLKSDNLLVNLRDPQRPICKIGDLGLSKVKYETLMSGGMQGTLPWMAPELLSGKDNRYTEKVDVFSFGIVMWELITGEEPYGDMHYGAIIGGILNDTLRPPVPESCDTEWGSLMEQCWSTEPSQRPSFTDIASRLRAMAAALPPKG
- the LOC135614677 gene encoding uncharacterized protein LOC135614677 isoform X2 codes for the protein MASDPKDPRPLPPSDVADHRKVKLICSYGGKILPRHGDGALRYAGGETRLITVRRDSPLPEILRKMAEACGGPVVLRYQLPDEDLDALISVSTTEDLDNMMEEYDRLATDSPSAKLRVFLFSPSEVTGAGAASFAVHIDLQETRTRYLEAVNGLDSSIRRKDSATSFSSTQNSDGTTAAAADEVNNEGTSPAHVSPTAASAQDTLKLVFSGQDVLDLLPPTTSSSEQTELLSSTQSEWPPLVPDQNRVLNSTQTDLPSVASYVPQSYIDPQQAQILNPQYLPVMGLPLPINVVRVPAPAYMPPSHIADPMSQVSNGTSVQTKVNPHSQNSNVDKTAKFPSDVKLQSLSQLPPLPSPYLLAPNVERSGLRQVRRFEDCNMCQKAIPHAHSDTLIKEQGNGLRNVVPDVNVVLQSHHSEDLTSMRGQQMIDVGMLVDGVVETQAENLVATAPSKTYEFSETIPGIPWDSGRPVVVNAANPYYAKVFVPPVSVGFPGTSQASHGTVTNPQKAQKVESVQEQQEVPLSLGLNMENLDYPNISLAPASSTLPCGPYGMLVIPQFHGEDYLQQQTQLPQHIGLPNYPVDHNFIVASTSSVRNSDYREVGQSINGTVPAYLFGYVRPINGTHRAICTIPPGDPGFSNQPRPVVIPDIGTSKNIKPENPPLVVVNTHNAGPQHKENELSHGDPLISSVVVPEGNAGPQIDKQLSVISDVAYEQSVQPSNTSHIPNMTCKHGPYSYHLEAGVGPRGMFKYVDPTCNNNATKKNVIGEQKDEVPSLHPVEEFCDITIPQSDNAQIYTIHHASNMNQIQRAISLDPLASSKDPQKTLTVLPPIPSEVSNRESIAMKELYNKNSVNSMGSEVTVPAGVSSHLPESPRMDSPKELVCPLKDVHIKQDMQTFEGKASAEALQSSEEVSPSSNRESGTIENTLEKDDDQSEAIKTKQSENLKNGFPITDDIGHLQVIKNSDLEELQELGSGTFGTVYHGKWRGSDVAIKRINDRVFAGKPSEQERARADFWNEACKLASLHHPNVVAFYGIVLDGPGGSIATVTEFMVNGSLRHASQKNQKILDRRRCLLIAMDVAFGMEYLHNKNIIHFDLKSDNLLVNLRDPQRPICKIGDLGLSKVKYETLMSGGMQGTLPWMAPELLSGKDNRYTEKVDVFSFGIVMWELITGEEPYGDMHYGAIIGGILNDTLRPPVPESCDTEWGSLMEQCWSTEPSQRPSFTDIASRLRAMAAALPPKG
- the LOC135614677 gene encoding uncharacterized protein LOC135614677 isoform X5; its protein translation is MASDPKDPRPLPPSDVADHRKVKLICSYGGKILPRHGDGALRYAGGETRLITVRRDSPLPEILRKMAEACGGPVVLRYQLPDEDLDALISVSTTEDLDNMMEEYDRLATDSPSAKLRVFLFSPSEVTGAGAASFAVHIDLQETRTRYLEAVNGLDSSIRRKDSATSFSSTQNSDGTTAAAADEVNNEGTSPAHVSPTAASAQDTLKLVFSGQDVLDLLPPTTSSSEQTELLSSTQSEWPPLVPDQNRVLNSTQTDLPSVASYVPQSYIDPQQAQILNPQYLPVMGLPLPINVVRVPAPAYMPPSHIADPMSQVSNGTSVQTKLPPLPSPYLLAPNVERSGLRQVRRFEDCNMCQKAIPHAHSDTLIKEQGNGLRNVVPDVNVVLQSHHSEDLTSMRGQQMIDVGMLVDGVVETQAENLVATAPSKTYEFSETIPGIPWDSGRPVVVNAANPYYAKVFVPPVSVGFPGTSQASHGTVTNPQKAQKVESVQEQQEVPLSLGLNMENLDYPNISLAPASSTLPCGPYGMLVIPQFHGEDYLQQQTQLPQHIGLPNYPVDHNFIVASTSSVRNSDYREVGQSINGTVPAYLFGYVRPINGTHRAICTIPPGDPGFSNQPRPVVIPDIGTSKNIKPENPPLVVVNTHNAGPQHKENELSHGDPLISSVVVPEGNAGPQIDKQLSVISDVAYEQSVQPSNTSHIPNMTCKHGPYSYHLEAGVGPRGMFKYVDPTCNNNATKKNVIGEQKDEVPSLHPVEEFCDITIPQSDNAQIYTIHHASNMNQIQRAISLDPLASSKDPQKTLTVLPPIPSEVSNRESIAMKELYNKNSVNSMGSEVTVPAGVSSHLPESPRMDSPKELVCPLKEDVHIKQDMQTFEGKASAEALQSSEEVSPSSNRESGTIENTLEKDDDQSEAIKTKQSENLKNGFPITDDIGHLQVIKNSDLEELQELGSGTFGTVYHGKWRGSDVAIKRINDRVFAGKPSEQERARADFWNEACKLASLHHPNVVAFYGIVLDGPGGSIATVTEFMVNGSLRHASQKNQKILDRRRCLLIAMDVAFGMEYLHNKNIIHFDLKSDNLLVNLRDPQRPICKIGDLGLSKVKYETLMSGGMQGTLPWMAPELLSGKDNRYTEKVDVFSFGIVMWELITGEEPYGDMHYGAIIGGILNDTLRPPVPESCDTEWGSLMEQCWSTEPSQRPSFTDIASRLRAMAAALPPKG
- the LOC135614710 gene encoding chaperone protein dnaJ A7A, chloroplastic-like isoform X1; the protein is MAIVPCRGTYVPQLGVQPQATLRNASPGSWPCCITKLVLMPQISTSTSKYLASSHASFLAPVSSSALFYNGPHLNSRRNRGARFIVRADLDYYSVLGVSRNASKSEIKSAYRKLARSYHPDVNKEPGAEQKFKEISNVYEVLSDDEKRSIYDKYGEAGLKGAGMGTGDYGNPFDIFESLFEGMGGMGGMGGMGGARAARNRPMQGDDESYNLVLNFKDAIFSVEKEIEITRLERCGTCDGSGAKPGTMPSKCNTCGGQGQVVSSARTPLGVFQQVMTCSTCGGTGESSTPCSSCGGDGCVRKTKRISLKVPAGVDSGSRLRVRSEGNAGRRGGPPGDLYVFIEVLSDPVLKRDGTNILYTCKVSYIDAILGTTMKVPTVEGKVDLKIPAGTQPGTTLVMAKKGVPYLGKPNMRGDQLVRVQVEIPKRLSSEEKKLIEELSNLSKFKTANSRRQ
- the LOC135614710 gene encoding chaperone protein dnaJ A7A, chloroplastic-like isoform X2 codes for the protein MAIVPCRGTYVPQLGVQPQATLRNASPGSWPCCITKLVLMPQISTSTSKYLASSHASFLAPVSSSALFYNGPHLNSRRNRGARFIVRADLDYYSVLGVSRNASKSEIKSAYRKLARSYHPDVNKEPGAEQKFKEISNVYEVLSDDEKRSIYDKYGEAGLKGAGMGTGDYGNPFDIFESLFEGMGGMGGMGGMGGARAARNRPMQGDDESYNLVLNFKDAIFSVEKEIEITRLERCGTCDGSGAKPGTMPSKCNTCGGQGQVVSSARTPLGVFQQVMTCSTCGGTGESSTPCSSCGGDGCVRKTKRISLKVPAGVDSGSRLRVRSEGNAGRRGGPPGDLYVFIEVLSDPVLKRDGTNILYTCKVSYIDAILGTTMKVPTVEGKVDLKIPAGTQPGRDPKEVK